One genomic segment of Amycolatopsis sp. Hca4 includes these proteins:
- a CDS encoding glycoside hydrolase family 3 N-terminal domain-containing protein gives MFRNHRRSTRATVTVFAAAALLAVPAFTASSSAEPAVTPWLDTHRPVPARVEALLHAMTLPEKVGQMDQQLVSTLTDPNGTTCGNNGFNLPNPECMKKILIDANVGSVLAGGTENPVDTTGKGGVGNTGYDWATEYNTIQQFAIKNSRLHLPVVFGIDAVHGFGHPWQAPLFPHSIGMGATWDPALAQAGGKATADALRATGWNWNFAPVQDIARDNRWGRTYETWAEQPVLSAAMGAANIKGMQTPGRRGELNVSATVKHFAGYSQSINGHDRAEALLPMNYLQTTILPPYAAGIDAGAGTVMVNSGSINGVPATSSHHLLTDILRGQLHFQGVVISDYQDVTALQTAYHIAADLPGAIAAAVNAGVDMSMQVSDAAGWQAAILQAVDTGQISRARIDQAVRRILTLKFQLGLFDQPCVADPAKPCVDANAANAAVTAGRDQTAKAARESITLLRNENNALPLPSGAKVVVTGPSADSMTNQLGGWSVSWQGVAGAGHVCCMGPENQIPPGTTVLNGIRAANPAAVYAPDQASAVAAAADTSAYVAVVGEKAYAEGLGDNPAPALAPDQQALISALEATGKPVIVVVVAGRPVGLGPAEKANAVLMAYQGSTETGTAVADVLFGKANPAGKLPISWPSDAPAVGADFAGTAPSPLGDQPKFFDQLPSTASGPGNAYNPQYPFGYGLSYTTFTHTNLAVTPKVARNGTATATFTVTNTGTRAGTDIVPVYVAQPVSPVAVPPQRLVGFARVTLDPGRSQVVKVTFPASTLAASGSDIDASGPPVVVPGSYVLQLNKNTTTPYAVDVSAPFEIR, from the coding sequence GTGTTCCGCAACCACAGACGCAGTACCCGCGCCACCGTCACGGTGTTCGCGGCGGCGGCCCTGCTCGCGGTTCCCGCGTTCACCGCCAGTAGCAGTGCCGAACCCGCCGTCACACCCTGGCTCGACACCCATCGCCCGGTGCCGGCGCGGGTGGAGGCGCTGCTGCACGCGATGACGCTGCCCGAGAAGGTCGGGCAGATGGACCAGCAGCTGGTCAGCACGCTGACCGACCCGAACGGCACCACCTGCGGCAACAACGGCTTCAACCTGCCCAACCCCGAGTGCATGAAGAAGATCCTGATCGACGCCAACGTCGGCTCGGTCCTCGCGGGCGGGACCGAGAACCCGGTCGACACCACGGGCAAGGGCGGCGTCGGCAACACCGGCTACGACTGGGCCACCGAGTACAACACCATCCAGCAGTTCGCGATCAAGAACTCACGCCTGCACCTGCCGGTCGTGTTCGGCATCGACGCGGTGCACGGCTTCGGCCACCCGTGGCAGGCGCCGCTGTTCCCGCACTCCATCGGCATGGGCGCCACCTGGGACCCCGCGCTCGCCCAGGCCGGCGGCAAGGCGACCGCGGACGCCCTGCGCGCCACCGGCTGGAACTGGAACTTCGCGCCGGTCCAGGACATCGCGCGCGACAACCGCTGGGGCCGCACCTACGAGACGTGGGCCGAGCAGCCGGTCCTGTCGGCCGCCATGGGCGCCGCGAACATCAAGGGCATGCAGACGCCGGGCAGGCGCGGCGAGCTGAACGTCAGCGCGACGGTCAAGCACTTCGCCGGGTACTCGCAGTCGATCAACGGCCACGACCGGGCCGAAGCGCTGCTGCCGATGAACTACCTCCAGACGACCATCCTGCCGCCGTACGCGGCCGGGATCGACGCCGGCGCCGGGACGGTGATGGTCAACTCCGGTTCGATCAACGGCGTTCCCGCCACCTCGTCGCACCACCTGCTCACGGACATCCTGCGCGGCCAGCTGCACTTCCAGGGCGTCGTGATCAGCGACTACCAGGACGTCACGGCGTTGCAGACCGCCTACCACATCGCGGCGGACCTGCCGGGCGCCATCGCCGCGGCCGTGAACGCGGGTGTCGACATGAGCATGCAGGTCTCCGACGCGGCGGGGTGGCAGGCCGCGATCCTGCAGGCCGTCGACACCGGCCAGATCTCGCGGGCGCGGATCGACCAGGCCGTGCGCCGCATCCTCACGCTGAAGTTCCAGCTCGGCCTGTTCGACCAGCCGTGCGTGGCCGACCCGGCGAAACCGTGCGTCGACGCGAACGCGGCCAACGCCGCCGTCACCGCGGGCCGCGACCAGACGGCGAAGGCCGCGCGCGAGTCGATCACCCTGCTGCGCAACGAAAACAACGCACTGCCGTTGCCGTCCGGCGCGAAGGTCGTGGTCACCGGTCCGAGCGCGGACTCGATGACCAACCAGCTCGGCGGCTGGAGCGTGAGCTGGCAGGGCGTGGCGGGTGCCGGGCACGTGTGCTGCATGGGCCCGGAGAACCAGATCCCGCCGGGCACCACGGTGCTGAACGGGATCCGGGCCGCGAACCCGGCCGCGGTCTACGCGCCGGACCAGGCCAGTGCCGTCGCGGCCGCGGCGGACACCAGTGCGTACGTCGCGGTGGTGGGGGAGAAGGCGTACGCGGAAGGGCTGGGCGACAACCCGGCACCGGCGCTGGCCCCCGACCAGCAGGCGCTCATCTCCGCGCTGGAGGCGACCGGCAAGCCGGTGATCGTCGTGGTCGTGGCGGGCCGTCCGGTCGGGCTGGGCCCGGCGGAGAAGGCGAACGCGGTCCTGATGGCCTACCAGGGCAGCACGGAAACCGGCACCGCGGTGGCGGACGTCCTGTTCGGCAAGGCGAACCCGGCGGGCAAGCTGCCGATCAGCTGGCCGTCCGACGCACCGGCGGTCGGCGCCGACTTCGCCGGCACGGCCCCGTCCCCGCTCGGCGACCAGCCGAAGTTCTTCGACCAGCTGCCCAGCACGGCATCCGGTCCGGGCAACGCGTACAACCCGCAGTACCCGTTCGGCTATGGCCTGTCGTACACGACGTTCACCCACACGAACCTGGCGGTGACGCCGAAGGTCGCGCGGAACGGCACGGCCACCGCGACGTTCACGGTCACCAACACCGGAACCCGCGCGGGCACGGACATCGTGCCGGTGTACGTGGCCCAGCCGGTGAGCCCGGTGGCCGTCCCGCCGCAGCGGCTGGTCGGCTTCGCCAGGGTGACGCTCGACCCGGGCCGGTCCCAGGTCGTGAAGGTGACGTTCCCGGCGAGCACGCTGGCGGCGAGCGGGTCGGACATCGACGCGTCGGGGCCGCCCGTGGTGGTGCCGGGCAGTTATGTGCTGCAGCTGAACAAGAACACCACGACCCCGTACGCGGTGGACGTGTCGGCACCGTTCGAGATCCGTTAG
- a CDS encoding GNAT family N-acetyltransferase — protein MQNDHPATSNAPKPDVRIVQLTGPTLDALARGDLAGANATSPVPLTAYLAGPDRRRLWERRSRQVAADPGSAAWVTGVIWDRQRESAVGTAGYHGPPDTAGMVEIGYAVDPAHRRRGYARAALESLLARAAREPRVHTVRVTISPGNTASYRLASQYGFVQVGEDRDDEDGLGIIYEIPATQS, from the coding sequence GTGCAGAACGACCACCCGGCGACTTCGAACGCGCCGAAACCGGATGTTCGCATCGTGCAGCTGACCGGCCCCACGCTCGACGCACTCGCCCGCGGCGACCTGGCCGGAGCGAACGCGACCAGTCCGGTACCCCTGACGGCCTACCTCGCCGGCCCGGACCGGCGCCGGTTGTGGGAGAGGCGCAGCAGGCAGGTCGCCGCGGATCCCGGCAGCGCCGCCTGGGTCACCGGCGTGATCTGGGACCGGCAACGGGAATCGGCCGTCGGAACGGCCGGTTACCACGGACCGCCCGACACCGCGGGAATGGTGGAGATCGGCTACGCCGTCGACCCGGCACACCGGCGGCGCGGTTACGCGCGGGCGGCGCTGGAGTCGTTGCTGGCGCGCGCCGCCCGCGAGCCGCGGGTGCACACCGTCCGGGTCACGATCAGCCCCGGCAACACCGCCTCCTACCGGCTGGCCTCGCAGTACGGCTTCGTCCAGGTCGGCGAAGACCGGGACGACGAGGACGGGCTCGGGATCATCTACGAAATCCCGGCAACCCAGTCATAG
- a CDS encoding ketopantoate reductase family protein, translating into MKILMFGRGVVATIYGWALQRAGNDVEFYVRPGRAATYGDAVDLELLDTRRRVRGQRVVEKWPVRYREELAPDHDFDLIVLSVPHHRLPEAAAFLAPRVGRATVLVFGNIWTEPAAAIGALPAEQVAWGFPGAGGGFGADGVLHGQLLRSVIFGTFGRPPTDRERAVREAFRQAGLRIRERPDFRGWLWVHFASDAGLLSQGVRQGSLSRLTGSTGSIREALLTGRELLPLLEARGVDLRRHRGGLLLFRAPTCLTAPVLAWLTARVALARESFAAHSDPDAEEPREVCRDTLAEARRLGVPVPRLAAAEPYFAREGA; encoded by the coding sequence GTGAAGATCCTGATGTTCGGGCGAGGCGTGGTCGCCACCATCTACGGCTGGGCCTTGCAACGAGCCGGCAACGACGTCGAGTTCTACGTCCGCCCGGGCCGCGCGGCGACGTACGGGGACGCGGTGGACCTGGAGCTGCTCGACACGCGGCGCCGGGTGCGGGGGCAGCGCGTCGTCGAGAAGTGGCCGGTGCGCTACCGCGAGGAGCTGGCGCCGGACCACGACTTCGACCTCATCGTGCTCAGCGTGCCGCACCACCGCCTCCCGGAGGCGGCGGCCTTCCTGGCCCCGCGGGTCGGCCGGGCGACGGTCCTGGTCTTCGGCAACATCTGGACCGAGCCGGCGGCCGCGATCGGCGCCCTTCCCGCCGAGCAGGTCGCCTGGGGCTTTCCCGGTGCGGGCGGTGGTTTCGGCGCGGACGGCGTGCTCCACGGCCAGCTGCTGCGATCGGTCATCTTCGGCACCTTCGGCAGGCCCCCGACCGACCGCGAGCGGGCCGTACGCGAGGCGTTCCGCCAAGCGGGGCTGCGGATCAGGGAGCGCCCCGACTTCCGTGGCTGGCTGTGGGTCCATTTCGCGTCGGACGCCGGCCTGCTTTCCCAAGGAGTGCGCCAGGGTTCCCTGTCCCGGCTGACCGGGTCGACGGGCAGCATCCGCGAGGCGCTGCTGACCGGCCGCGAGCTGCTGCCGCTCCTCGAGGCGCGCGGCGTCGACCTGCGCCGTCACCGGGGTGGTCTGCTGCTGTTCCGGGCGCCCACCTGCCTGACGGCTCCCGTGCTCGCCTGGCTGACCGCCCGTGTCGCGCTCGCGCGGGAGAGCTTCGCGGCGCATTCCGACCCGGACGCGGAGGAGCCGCGTGAGGTCTGCCGGGACACCCTGGCCGAAGCGCGGCGGCTGGGCGTTCCGGTGCCGCGGTTGGCCGCGGCGGAACCGTACTTCGCCCGTGAGGGCGCCTGA
- a CDS encoding TetR/AcrR family transcriptional regulator: protein MARWEGNTRERLERAALELFRDQGYDRTTVAQIAKHAGLTERSFYRWFTDKREVLFAGDELQACLEAGIAEVPAGTGALATLMAAFTAVPEVLRPRELLIELRAVIAANPPLRERSLIKEAMLSEATAAALRGRGHDEQTSRLATALGMAILGTATRRWVLGEDGFATLLAESAADLSAVAADLPAAAAPREGR from the coding sequence ATGGCACGCTGGGAGGGCAACACCCGTGAGCGGCTCGAGCGCGCGGCGCTGGAGTTGTTCCGTGATCAGGGCTACGACCGCACGACGGTGGCCCAGATCGCCAAGCACGCGGGCTTGACCGAGCGATCGTTCTACCGCTGGTTCACCGACAAGAGAGAGGTTCTCTTCGCCGGCGACGAGCTGCAGGCGTGTCTGGAGGCGGGCATCGCCGAGGTGCCGGCGGGAACGGGTGCGCTGGCAACGCTGATGGCCGCGTTCACGGCGGTCCCCGAGGTGCTGCGACCGCGCGAACTGCTGATCGAGCTGCGGGCGGTCATCGCGGCCAACCCGCCGTTGCGGGAACGCAGTTTGATCAAGGAAGCAATGCTGTCCGAGGCAACAGCGGCGGCGCTACGCGGCAGGGGCCACGACGAGCAGACGTCAAGGCTGGCAACGGCTTTGGGCATGGCCATCCTGGGGACGGCGACCAGACGCTGGGTACTCGGCGAGGACGGCTTCGCCACGCTGTTGGCCGAGAGTGCTGCTGATCTTTCCGCGGTCGCCGCTGATCTGCCGGCCGCTGCCGCGCCACGCGAGGGGCGTTAG
- a CDS encoding NADP-dependent oxidoreductase → MRTLRFHHTGEPLDVLRLEETEPPRPGPGQIRVAVEVCTVNPADLALCRGLYPGDLPRGVGLEVAGTVDAGGDDVTGVRRGDAVFGPAPFTGPTAGASDHALLDVWFPRPATLEPAAAAALPMAVDTAQLGLDLLDLTAGTTLLVSGGGATTGFAAVQLARRTGARVLATAGPAHADALRATGAEVTPYGQGMAERIRELAGGPVDVVLDVSPPDEATIPELLRTVTDPRHVLTISNLAQARASGARDAFTEGPLGHRYDVVGECARLAAEGRFGIPVARVIPLDDWREAIELAQSPRPGGKVVLRIAEPR, encoded by the coding sequence ATGCGCACCCTGCGTTTCCACCACACCGGTGAGCCCCTCGACGTCCTGCGGCTCGAGGAAACCGAACCGCCTCGGCCGGGACCGGGGCAGATCCGGGTCGCCGTGGAGGTCTGCACGGTCAACCCCGCCGATCTGGCCCTGTGCCGGGGCCTTTACCCCGGCGATCTGCCCCGCGGCGTCGGGCTCGAAGTCGCCGGCACCGTCGATGCCGGCGGCGACGATGTGACCGGCGTCCGGCGCGGGGACGCGGTGTTCGGGCCCGCTCCGTTCACCGGACCGACCGCGGGCGCGTCCGATCACGCGCTGCTCGACGTCTGGTTCCCGCGGCCAGCCACCCTCGAACCGGCGGCCGCCGCCGCGTTGCCCATGGCCGTCGACACCGCGCAACTCGGCCTCGACCTGCTCGACCTCACCGCCGGCACGACCCTGCTGGTCAGCGGCGGCGGTGCCACCACGGGCTTCGCCGCCGTGCAGCTCGCCCGCCGGACCGGGGCGCGGGTGCTCGCCACCGCCGGCCCTGCCCACGCCGATGCCCTGCGCGCCACCGGAGCCGAGGTCACGCCCTACGGCCAGGGCATGGCCGAGCGGATCCGCGAACTGGCGGGCGGCCCCGTCGACGTCGTCCTCGACGTGTCGCCGCCCGACGAGGCCACCATCCCGGAACTCCTGCGCACGGTCACCGATCCGCGGCACGTCCTGACCATCAGCAATCTGGCCCAGGCCCGGGCATCCGGCGCTCGCGACGCGTTCACCGAGGGGCCTCTCGGGCACCGCTACGACGTCGTCGGGGAGTGCGCGCGGCTCGCCGCCGAGGGGCGCTTCGGGATTCCCGTCGCCCGCGTCATCCCCCTCGACGACTGGCGCGAAGCCATCGAACTAGCGCAGTCACCCCGCCCGGGCGGCAAGGTCGTCCTCCGGATCGCCGAGCCCCGGTGA
- a CDS encoding TetR/AcrR family transcriptional regulator translates to MTADKPLRADARRKREALLAKAREVFDTGDFFDLRFDDFARLAGVGTGTLYRHFPTREALAEAVYRGEVATLCERARELQATLPAAEALAKFLRDTVDHIGAHVGLARTLATLMAAGSDTLADGSRELEQAVTDLVTAAVRDGTVRDDVSPGAIMMALHGIGAAHDRPEWRTEADGVITLVLAGLRPGG, encoded by the coding sequence ATGACCGCCGACAAGCCGCTGCGGGCCGACGCCCGGCGCAAGCGCGAGGCCCTGCTCGCCAAGGCTCGGGAGGTCTTCGACACCGGCGACTTCTTCGACCTGCGCTTCGACGACTTCGCCCGCTTGGCCGGCGTGGGCACCGGCACGCTGTACCGCCACTTCCCCACCCGGGAGGCGCTGGCTGAGGCGGTCTACCGCGGGGAGGTCGCCACACTGTGCGAGCGCGCCCGCGAACTGCAGGCCACGCTGCCCGCGGCGGAGGCGCTGGCGAAGTTCCTGCGGGACACGGTCGACCACATCGGCGCCCACGTGGGCCTGGCCCGGACACTGGCCACGCTCATGGCGGCCGGCTCGGACACCCTCGCCGACGGCAGCCGGGAACTGGAGCAGGCGGTCACCGACCTGGTCACCGCGGCCGTGCGGGACGGCACCGTCCGCGACGACGTGAGCCCCGGCGCGATCATGATGGCCCTGCACGGCATCGGCGCGGCCCACGACCGCCCTGAGTGGCGGACCGAAGCCGACGGTGTCATCACCCTCGTGCTGGCCGGGCTGCGCCCAGGCGGCTAG